In a single window of the Streptomyces sp. CGMCC 4.7035 genome:
- the pcaB gene encoding 3-carboxy-cis,cis-muconate cycloisomerase, producing the protein MTPVDPVDAETGLLAPGWAGSPAASATSDTAYLRALLDAEAALTRAQASLGLAPAQAATAVTEAAGSGRFDPRDLAVRARAGGNPVIPLVADLTKAVGAEYGPYVHQGATSQDIMDTATMLVAVRALSLVLADLEHTQGALARLAAHHRDTVMPGRTLTQHAVPTTFGLKAAGWRSLVLDARDRVRAVRDGLPVQLGGAAGTLAAFTVYGSADPRALTDAYARELSLVSPELPWHTLRTPIADLAGCLAFAAGALGKIAVDVLTLSRTEIAEVAEGTGGGSSAMPHKANPVRATLIAAAARRAPQLAATLYGSLAAEDERPAGAWHAEWEPLRDLLRLVGGSARHAAELAEGLRVNTDAMREHLGLTHGLIVSERLAAELAPVLGRARAKELLTEAARRTHAEGRSLAELLAEEPELKDLDLDGLTDPTRYTGSAETLTDRALERS; encoded by the coding sequence GTGACACCTGTCGACCCTGTCGATGCCGAGACAGGTCTGCTCGCCCCCGGGTGGGCCGGCTCCCCCGCCGCGTCCGCGACCAGCGACACCGCGTATCTACGGGCACTGCTCGACGCGGAGGCGGCGCTGACCCGCGCCCAGGCCTCGCTGGGGCTCGCTCCCGCACAGGCGGCGACAGCGGTGACCGAGGCGGCCGGGTCCGGGCGTTTCGACCCGCGGGACCTCGCCGTACGGGCCCGCGCCGGCGGTAATCCGGTGATCCCCCTGGTCGCCGATCTGACGAAGGCGGTCGGCGCGGAGTACGGGCCGTACGTCCACCAGGGCGCCACCAGTCAGGACATCATGGACACGGCAACCATGCTGGTCGCCGTGCGCGCGCTGAGCCTGGTCCTGGCGGACCTGGAGCACACGCAGGGGGCACTGGCCCGGCTCGCCGCACACCACCGGGACACGGTCATGCCGGGGCGGACACTGACCCAGCACGCGGTGCCGACCACCTTCGGGTTGAAGGCGGCGGGCTGGCGGTCGCTGGTGCTGGACGCACGGGACCGGGTACGGGCCGTACGGGACGGTCTGCCCGTCCAACTGGGCGGCGCGGCAGGCACGTTGGCCGCGTTCACCGTCTACGGCTCGGCGGACCCCCGGGCGCTCACCGATGCGTATGCCCGTGAACTCTCCCTTGTCTCACCCGAGTTGCCCTGGCACACCCTGCGCACCCCCATCGCCGATCTCGCGGGCTGCCTCGCCTTCGCGGCCGGAGCACTGGGCAAGATCGCGGTGGACGTCCTGACCCTCTCCCGTACGGAGATCGCCGAGGTCGCCGAGGGCACGGGCGGGGGTTCCTCCGCGATGCCGCACAAGGCGAACCCGGTACGGGCGACCCTGATCGCGGCCGCCGCCCGGCGCGCACCGCAGCTCGCCGCCACCCTGTACGGATCACTGGCCGCCGAGGACGAACGCCCCGCCGGGGCCTGGCACGCCGAGTGGGAGCCGCTGCGCGACCTGCTGAGACTGGTGGGCGGCAGCGCGCGCCACGCTGCCGAACTGGCCGAAGGGCTCCGGGTGAACACGGACGCCATGCGCGAACACCTCGGCCTTACCCATGGGTTGATCGTCTCCGAGCGGCTGGCGGCGGAGCTGGCGCCCGTGCTGGGCCGCGCCCGCGCCAAGGAACTGCTCACCGAGGCCGCCCGGCGTACCCACGCCGAGGGCCGCAGCCTGGCCGAACTGCTCGCCGAGGAGCCGGAGCTGAAGGACCTGGACCTCGACGGCCTCACCGATCCGACCCGCTACACCGGCTCCGCCGAAACCCTCACCGACCGTGCCCTGGAGCGCTCGTGA